A stretch of Pseudoprevotella muciniphila DNA encodes these proteins:
- a CDS encoding ComEC/Rec2 family competence protein, which yields MRHPLVLFFIPFAVGIVTAYYASGIFTTAVVAAIMIVSMVGLILSQYIISKKYSDYCLYIFCGMTLMSVGALLCLQRINATQVDWPQDKGDYLIGITSPPRHSERSQRVDAKILSGKYEGKLLRLYFPDSVNISTGDEVFVHTKIDAPQNSGNPHEFDNKGYLLQQGISGTGYVWQYKKRDGTERKSSLRQWGGKVREKLTSRYSEYFEGQSLAILAAMTIGDKNELTKEVQDIFSQVGASHLLALSGLHLGILFSIFNITFLRRTRNRYFRIVLSILGIALLWTFAFIAGLPISLQRAALMFSLAQIMIIFRRDAFSINNLALSAIIILIINPLSLFDVGFQLSYASVLAILWIFPIIPCPKVVARYKVLRFFHDSLCVTFCATIGTAPLVAYYFHNFPVYGLIVNLVLVFFAYGILVGAILFFILPFATEFIAIPLNGLLKMLEATLTFFAELPGSHLKPYPTAVSVLLIYCLIFLYLFFRKKRKTLYPVATIICTFIIISESYAHRPHRLKPQIVFYNLYGGNAIHFINNEEDTYLWQQGRDATRSLSYIEKTFWEEENIKTPVQLREGYDSVKGNASILFSSLTDLPKATDSLLKEEPKSAVISFHNKRVIALTGKIARSRDSTAQVDYLYVTKGFSGDPASALEHYSPKTLVISSSLGDKYRLMWKVSAREKNVTIKDMKESGALVVHL from the coding sequence TTGCGACATCCGTTAGTACTCTTCTTTATCCCTTTTGCAGTCGGCATAGTTACTGCATATTATGCCTCTGGAATTTTCACTACGGCTGTGGTTGCTGCAATTATGATTGTATCAATGGTTGGTCTGATATTGTCGCAATACATCATTTCCAAGAAATACTCCGATTATTGTCTTTACATTTTCTGTGGCATGACGTTGATGTCGGTCGGGGCTTTACTATGTTTACAAAGAATTAACGCGACACAAGTTGATTGGCCTCAAGATAAAGGTGACTATCTGATTGGCATTACTTCTCCGCCCCGACATAGCGAGCGTTCTCAACGTGTTGACGCAAAAATACTATCAGGTAAATATGAGGGAAAACTATTGCGTCTTTATTTTCCAGACAGTGTAAACATCTCAACAGGCGACGAGGTTTTCGTTCATACCAAGATTGATGCACCTCAAAACAGCGGTAATCCGCATGAATTCGACAACAAGGGCTATTTGCTTCAACAAGGCATCTCGGGTACGGGATATGTCTGGCAATACAAAAAGCGAGACGGCACCGAGCGAAAGTCATCCCTGCGTCAGTGGGGCGGCAAAGTAAGAGAAAAACTAACATCACGTTATTCTGAATATTTTGAGGGACAGTCTTTAGCAATTCTTGCAGCCATGACTATAGGCGACAAGAACGAACTTACCAAAGAAGTACAAGATATTTTCTCGCAGGTCGGTGCCAGTCATTTATTAGCACTTAGCGGTCTTCATCTGGGTATTCTGTTCTCAATATTCAATATTACATTCTTGCGTCGCACCCGGAACAGATATTTTCGTATTGTATTAAGCATACTCGGCATCGCTCTGTTATGGACATTTGCCTTTATTGCAGGTCTTCCAATCTCCTTACAGCGGGCGGCACTGATGTTCTCTCTGGCACAGATAATGATCATATTCCGCCGCGATGCTTTCTCAATAAACAACTTGGCACTATCTGCTATAATCATATTGATTATCAACCCATTATCTTTATTCGACGTAGGTTTTCAACTCTCTTACGCCTCAGTGCTTGCCATACTCTGGATTTTTCCGATCATTCCATGCCCAAAGGTGGTTGCAAGATATAAAGTTCTGCGTTTTTTCCATGACTCGCTGTGTGTTACATTCTGTGCCACAATAGGGACGGCTCCACTCGTGGCATATTACTTCCACAATTTCCCGGTTTATGGCCTGATAGTGAATCTTGTATTGGTATTTTTTGCTTACGGTATCCTCGTTGGAGCCATACTCTTTTTTATCTTGCCCTTTGCTACCGAATTTATTGCCATTCCTCTAAATGGATTACTGAAAATGCTTGAGGCTACACTTACATTCTTTGCCGAACTGCCTGGTTCACATCTCAAGCCCTACCCCACAGCAGTTAGCGTACTACTCATCTACTGTCTGATATTTCTATACCTGTTCTTCAGAAAAAAGCGAAAAACACTCTATCCTGTAGCCACTATCATTTGCACTTTCATCATTATTTCTGAAAGTTACGCCCATCGCCCGCACCGTCTTAAACCGCAGATAGTGTTCTACAATCTCTATGGCGGCAATGCCATACATTTCATCAACAATGAAGAAGATACTTATCTCTGGCAGCAAGGACGCGATGCCACACGCTCGCTGAGTTACATTGAAAAGACGTTCTGGGAGGAAGAAAACATTAAAACACCAGTCCAACTCCGAGAAGGCTATGACAGCGTCAAGGGCAATGCTTCCATTCTTTTCAGTTCTCTGACAGACCTGCCGAAAGCAACAGACAGTTTGCTGAAAGAAGAACCAAAATCTGCAGTTATTTCATTTCATAACAAACGTGTCATAGCACTTACCGGAAAAATTGCAAGAAGCAGGGATTCAACTGCTCAGGTTGATTATCTATACGTTACAAAAGGCTTCAGTGGCGACCCTGCCTCTGCGTTGGAACACTACTCGCCTAAAACGCTTGTCATCAGTTCATCGCTTGGTGATAAATATAGGCTAATGTGGAAAGTTTCAGCAAGAGAAAAGAATGTAACTATAAAAGACATGAAAGAAAGTGGAGCACTTGTTGTCCATTTATAG